From one Streptomyces mobaraensis genomic stretch:
- a CDS encoding hydroxymethylglutaryl-CoA lyase: MTADGLPMPVRDPSLPDRVRIHEVGPRDGLQNEKAIVPVEVKADFIRRLADAGLRTIEATSFVRPEWVPQLADAEELLPLVDGIGVRLPVLVPNERGLDRALALGAREVAVFASATESFAKANLNRTVDASLAMFEPVVRRAKDEGAKVRGYLSMCFGDPWEGPVPIERVADVGRRLYELGCDELSLGDTIGVATPGQVTALLAAFNAAGVPTDHLAVHFHDTYGQALANTLTALRHGVTTVDASAGGLGGCPYAKSATGNLATEDLVWMLHGLGIDTGVDLGRLTATSVWMAAHLGRPSPSRTVRAISHQES, from the coding sequence ATGACGGCCGACGGCCTGCCCATGCCCGTACGGGACCCCTCCCTCCCGGACCGTGTCCGGATCCACGAGGTCGGCCCCCGCGACGGCCTGCAGAACGAGAAGGCGATCGTCCCGGTCGAGGTGAAGGCGGACTTCATCCGCCGCCTCGCCGACGCGGGCCTGCGCACGATCGAGGCGACGAGCTTCGTCCGCCCCGAGTGGGTCCCGCAGCTGGCCGACGCCGAGGAGCTCCTGCCCCTCGTCGACGGGATCGGCGTCCGCCTCCCCGTCCTCGTCCCCAACGAGCGCGGCCTCGACCGCGCCCTCGCCCTGGGCGCACGCGAGGTCGCGGTCTTCGCCAGCGCCACCGAGTCGTTCGCCAAGGCCAACCTCAACCGCACGGTCGACGCGTCGCTCGCCATGTTCGAGCCGGTGGTCCGCCGGGCGAAGGACGAGGGCGCGAAGGTCCGCGGCTACCTCTCCATGTGCTTCGGGGACCCCTGGGAAGGCCCCGTCCCGATCGAGCGCGTGGCGGATGTCGGCCGCCGCCTGTACGAGCTGGGCTGCGACGAGCTGAGCCTCGGCGACACGATCGGCGTCGCCACCCCGGGCCAGGTCACGGCCCTCCTCGCGGCGTTCAACGCGGCGGGCGTCCCCACCGACCACCTCGCCGTGCACTTCCACGACACCTACGGCCAGGCCCTGGCCAACACCCTCACGGCGCTGCGCCACGGCGTGACCACCGTGGACGCCTCCGCGGGCGGCCTCGGCGGCTGCCCGTACGCGAAGAGCGCCACCGGCAACCTCGCCACCGAAGACCTCGTCTGGATGCTCCACGGCCTCGGTATCGACACCGGGGTCGACCTCGGCCGGCTCACCGCCACAAGCGTGTGGATGGCCGCCCACCTGGGACGGCCGAGCCCGTCCCGTACCGTCCGCGCCATCTCCCACCAGGAGTCCTGA